GATCTCTACCGCGGCTACGACAGCATCACTGCAATCGCCGGATACATCGACCACGACATTGACCTAAGCGTCCCGCATGAAAAATACTATGCAGCACGCAAAGAAGGCAACTTCATCGTCGTATTCGCCGAAACCAAAGATGTCGCAGAAATCGAACGCACCCTATCTGACGCCGGCTTCCAGTCCGTCACCATTCCAAACGAAACCGGAAGCGTCCAGGCCGCAGTGGACAAATACACCGCCGGCCAGAGTCAGGCAAAAGCCGCATTCGACAACGCAAACGCAAAAATTACCGAGCTCAAAGCAAAATACGCCGACTTACTCGCCGCATGCGACGAAGTACTGTCCGGCGATGTGGAACGAGCAGAAGCCCCGTTAAGGTTCGCAACAACCGAGGAAGCATTCGTCATCGATGGATGGGTCCCCGCAGATCACATCGAACCAATAACCGCGGGCTTAAACCAAGCAACCGGTGGCCGCGTATACGTAACTGTTGACGACGATGAAATCGACGCAACAGCAATTCCGGTGGAGTACAATAACCCATCGTTCGCAAAGCCCACTGAACTCTTCATGGACGTCTATGCACGCCCAAGATACAACGAAATTGACCCGACACTCATACTCGCCATCATGTTCCCGATCTTCTTCGGACTCATCGTTGGTGACGTAGGATACGGTATCATCTTCTTAATCCTTGCACTCTTCGCCAGAAAACTGGCAATGTTCAAAGGAGAAGGCGGTAAAAACCTAATCAAAATCCTTGTCGGCTCAAGTATCTCAACCATATTCTTCGGACTGCTCTACAGCGAGTTCTTAGGATATGCCCTGCCGTGGCACGCCATCATCTTCCAGCGCCACTTAGCCATCGGAGCAGACGCCGCAGCGCATGCAACCGGGCCGGACGCCATGCCCATGTTAATCATGTCCGTATGGTTCGGCATTGCCTACATCACGCTTGGCCGCATCTTTGGCATGATCAACCACTACAGAATGGATCACCCCGGCAAACACCGGAGCAAAGCAATCCTCGGACAGTTCGGATGGATCGCCATCCTCTGGGGTCTCTTAATCCTCGTCTGGTCCTTCTTCTCGATGGAACAGATGTTTGGAATCGTCGGCATGATGCCTGACCTCACCACCGCACCCCTGATCGCTCCCGGATTCTCCGTCGCAGCTCTCGGAGGACTCATTCTGCTCGTACTCGGATGCATCTTCCTCGCGCAGGAAAATGTACTCGACTTAATGGAAATCCCGACAATCATCTCGCACGTACTCTCCTTCTGTCGTATCGCCGCAGTCGGTCTGTCGTCCGTTGCAATCGCCATGGTCGTCAACTACCTCTCCTTTGGTATGTTCATCGACCCCGCCCTTGCACACCTCGATGCAGTCGGTGTAATAATGATAATCGTTGGCGTCCTCATCTTCATATGCGGACACGCCCTCAACGTAGGTCTTGGTATCCTTGGTGGAGGTCTCCACTCGATTCGTCTTCACTACGTTGAATTCTTCACCAAATTCTACGTTGGTGGAGGCATCAAGTACAATCCGTTCGGACTTAAACGCAAATTCTCAGAGGAGTAAAAATTATGGCAATTGAAACTATGACAGTTGAAGCAGCACAGGCAATGGCATCCGGATACACCGCAATCGGTGCAGGTCTCGCAGTCGGTCTCGCCGGCGTCGGAACCGGTCTTGGTGAAATGGGTATCGGAGCAGCCGCAGTCGGAGCAACCGCAGAAGACCGCGACATGTTCGGTCTCGCCCTTCTCTTCACCGTGCTTCCCGAAACCATCGTCATCTTCGGTCTTGTGATTGCACTGCTGCTGCTCTTCCAGTAAAGCGGAGGCTCGTGCAAATCATGGGACTCGAGGTTGTAGTTGACGAAATCAGGGCAAAGGGTGACCGCGAAGCCGCCCGGATCAAATCCGAGGCAGAAGCCGAAGCAAAGACCATAGTTGCCGACGCAACCAAACGTGCAGAAGAGATCCGCATCGCCGCAGAAACCGATGCCGCTCTCCAGGCAGACCGCATCATGATCCGTGAAGTCGCTGCCGCAAACCTGGTCGTAAAACGCGACCAGCTCAACGCACAAAAGGAACTGCTCGACAAAGTCTATGCCGAAGCCGCAAACGAAATCGCAAACCTTCCGGCCGACGTCCACGCAAAAGCCGTACGTTCCCTTCTGAAAGACGCTGTAAAACAGATCAAAGAAGGAACCGTATACGCCAACTCGCGTGACGAAGAAGCTGTCAAAACAGCTCTTGCGGAACTGAAGACCCTTTCCGGATTTACGTTCGGAGGAATCACCGACATCGACGGCGGTGTCGTAGTACAGAGCGCCGATGGCCAGCTCACGCTTGACCTCTCCTACCGCACCTTCATGGGCGAAGTATGGGAATCAAGCCTCAAAGACGCATCGGAGATACTGTTTGGAGCAAACTCCTAAACGAGTGAGGGAAACAAACAATGACTGAGGTAATGAGCGGTCCTGCTCCATACATCTATGTCTCAACCCGTATGCGGGTACGCAAAGCAAAACTCATCCCACGGGAAGAGTATCTCCGCATGCTGAACATGGGTCTCCCCGAGTTTACCCGACTCATTGAGGAGATGGAGTACAAACGCGAAATCGATGAACTCTCCGCATCATTCACCGGAGTAGACCTCATCGAAAACGCCATGTCCTGGAACCTCGCCAAAGAATACCAGCGGGTCATCGCACTCGCACCCGGCGAGATGAAAGGATTTACCCGTGATTACCTGCACAAATGGGATATTCAAAACATCTTGACTATCCTTCGTGGAAAAGTCCAGGGTCTCTCCGACGGAAAGATCCGGGCAGTACTTGTACCGGCCGGCGAACTCGACGCAGCAATGCTCGACCGCCTGCTCACCGAAACCAGCATCGAAAGAATTGTCGAAACCCTGCCCGAAAAGCAGATGGCAGCAATTCTCAGTGCCGGACTCGCAGAAGCACTCGAGACCCACTCCTTTGGGAAACTCGAAAACGAACTCTACAAGTACTACTACGCGACGCTGATCAAAGCAGCACGTGGCGGCATGAAAGGCGGCTTACCGTTCTTAAAATACGTCACATTTGAAATCGACATCAAAAATATCACCAACCTCTTCAGAATCCGTGCACAGGGAAAACCCGACACAAACACACTGGACATCTGGATCGAGGGCGGATCGTACCATGCCGACGAACTCGAGCGTCTCTGCTCGGTCGCAGGCCTGGACGAAGTTGTCGACACACTCAAAAAGAAAATCAAGTCGCCTGTACTCATCGAGGCACTCGAAGCACTCAGAGAAAAGAAACCGATCTACGCAATTGAAGGCATGCTGATTGCTGCACAGCTCAATCAGATGGACAACGTCTCCAAACGCAACCCGTTCTCAATCTCTCCGCTGCTCGTCTACCTCGAAAGAAAGAAGTATGAAGTAGCCAACCTCCGTGCACTCGCCCGCGGCAAAGAAGCAGGCTTAGCACCCGAGGTCCTTGAAAAATACTTGGTGATGTAATGGAAATCGCAGTTATTGGAAACAAGGAATTCGTCATTGGATTCCAGCTTGCGGGCGTACGCAAAACGTACTCCGCAGAAACTCCGGAGAAACTGACCGAGACCATCACCCGTGTCTTAAACGATCCCGAAGTTGGCATTCTCGTTCTTCAGAGCGCAGACCTTGAACAGATCCCGCGTCGTCTGCAGGTAACCATTGAAAACTCCGTCAAACCGACCATTGTAACCATTGGCGGCCAGGAGGCAGGTCTCTCCCTGAGAGAGCGTATAAAGCGTTCGGTGGGTGTTGATTTGTGGAAGTAAGTAATAAACCAGGAATACTCAAACGCATTGCAGGACCTGTGGTCACTGCAGTCGACCTTGACGCCCACATGTACGATGTGGTCAAGGTCGGCAACGAGGAGCTGATGGGTGAGGTCATCAAGATCGATGGTGAAGATATCATCATTCAGGTCTATGAATCCACCACGGGCATCCGCCCGGGAGAACCCGTCATAAACACCGGACTCTCGCTCGCAGTCGAGCTGGGTCCCGGACTGCTGACCAGCATTTACGACGGTATCCAGCGTCCGCTGGAAGTCCTCATCGAAAAGATGGGCAACTTCATCGCACGCGGAGTCACCGCACCCGGACTTGACCACGAAAAGAAGTGGGAATTCAAGCCCGTCGTAAGTGCCGGCGCAACCGTCAAACCCGGACAGATCATCGGTGAAGTACAGGAAACCCGCAGTATCCTGCACAAAATCATGATCCCGCCGAACGCAAAAGGCGGCGTTGTCAAAAACATCAAAGCAGGAAACTTCACCGTCGATGACATCATCATCGAACTTGACTCAGGCGAAGCATTCCCCATGATGCAGCGCTGGCCTGTTCGTGTCCCGCGTCCGTACGTCGAAAAACACACCCCGAACATCCCGCTTCTGACCGGTCAGAGAATCCTTGACGGACTCTTCCCGATCGCAAAAGGCGGAACAGCCGCAATCCCCGGCCCGTTCGGATCCGGAAAGACCGTCACCCAGCAGCAGCTGGCAAAATGGTCCGACGCAGAAATCGTCGTTTACATCGGATGCGGTGAACGCGGCAACGAAATGACCGAAGTGCTGACTGAGTTCCCCGAACTCACCGACCCGAAGACCGGAAACTCCCTCATGGAGAGAACCATCCTCATCGCAAACACTTCCAACATGCCGGTGGCAGCCCGTGAAGCATCCGTGTACACCGGAATCACTCTCGCCGAGTACTTCCGTGACATGGGCTACGACGTCGCACTCATGGCAGATTCCACCTCCCGGTGGGCAGAAGCAATGCGTGAAATCTGTTCCCGTCTCGAAGAAATGCCCGGTGAAGAAGGATACCCGGCATACCTCTCCTCCAGACTCTCCGAGTTCTACGAGCGTGCAGGACTTGTCCAGCCGCTTGCCGGCGGCAGCGGCTCTGTCTCCGTTATCGGTGCAGTATCCCCCGCAGGCGGAGACTTCTCCGAACCGGTTACCCAGAACACCCTCCGTATCGTCAAAGTCTTCTGGGCACTGGATGCAAACCTCTCCCGCAGACGCCACTTCCCGGCAATCAACTGGCTGCAGTCCTACTCCTTATACATGGCGCAGCTCAACGACTACTACGACGAAAAAGTCTCGCCTGAGTGGAACAAACTGCGCAGCTGGTTCATGGAAATCCTCCAGAAGGAAGCTGAACTTCAGGAAATCGTCCAGCTCGTCGGATCCGACGCACTGCCGGAAGCAGAACAGATCACCATCGAAGTTGCACGTATGATCCGTGAACTGTTCCTGCAGCAGAACGGTTTCGACCCGGTTGACACCTACTGCAGTCTCGAAAAACAGCTTGACATGTTCAAGATGATCAAAGCCTACGCAGACCTCGCCTACGCCGCACAGGCAGCAGGCGTCCCGCCGGTACAGATCCTTGCCGTCAAAGCAAAGAACGAGATGCCGCAGATCAAGTTCACCAAGGAATACAAACCAGTCCTTGACAAGATCTACGCAGAGATGGACGCTGAATTCAAAGCACTGAGGGCATAACCATGAAAGAATATAAGACAGTCTCCAAAGTTGCCGGCCCGCTGCTCTTCGTTGAGAAGACCGAACCGGTAAGTTATGAAGAGCAGGTCAGTCTTGTTCTGCCCGACGGAACACTCAAGCGCGGACAGGTTCTCGATACCTCCGAAGACCTCGTCGTCGTCCAGTGTTTCGAAACCACCACCGGTCTCGGCCGCGACACCGGTGTCCGTTTCCTCGGCGAAACGTTCAAG
The sequence above is drawn from the Methanocorpusculum vombati genome and encodes:
- a CDS encoding ATPase, whose product is MAIETMTVEAAQAMASGYTAIGAGLAVGLAGVGTGLGEMGIGAAAVGATAEDRDMFGLALLFTVLPETIVIFGLVIALLLLFQ
- a CDS encoding V-type ATP synthase subunit A; amino-acid sequence: MEVSNKPGILKRIAGPVVTAVDLDAHMYDVVKVGNEELMGEVIKIDGEDIIIQVYESTTGIRPGEPVINTGLSLAVELGPGLLTSIYDGIQRPLEVLIEKMGNFIARGVTAPGLDHEKKWEFKPVVSAGATVKPGQIIGEVQETRSILHKIMIPPNAKGGVVKNIKAGNFTVDDIIIELDSGEAFPMMQRWPVRVPRPYVEKHTPNIPLLTGQRILDGLFPIAKGGTAAIPGPFGSGKTVTQQQLAKWSDAEIVVYIGCGERGNEMTEVLTEFPELTDPKTGNSLMERTILIANTSNMPVAAREASVYTGITLAEYFRDMGYDVALMADSTSRWAEAMREICSRLEEMPGEEGYPAYLSSRLSEFYERAGLVQPLAGGSGSVSVIGAVSPAGGDFSEPVTQNTLRIVKVFWALDANLSRRRHFPAINWLQSYSLYMAQLNDYYDEKVSPEWNKLRSWFMEILQKEAELQEIVQLVGSDALPEAEQITIEVARMIRELFLQQNGFDPVDTYCSLEKQLDMFKMIKAYADLAYAAQAAGVPPVQILAVKAKNEMPQIKFTKEYKPVLDKIYAEMDAEFKALRA
- a CDS encoding V-type ATP synthase subunit F — its product is MEIAVIGNKEFVIGFQLAGVRKTYSAETPEKLTETITRVLNDPEVGILVLQSADLEQIPRRLQVTIENSVKPTIVTIGGQEAGLSLRERIKRSVGVDLWK
- a CDS encoding V-type ATP synthase subunit I, whose product is MFQPKPMTHLLIAAPKEQMASVVTELYRHRVFHITDFVDQGKEGYEGVRLGTPLEGAGELSTSLLKIRSIENVFQTSPETLFDVPKRPVATIRQAIERELPAIEAEVNDLTVQRSAAESRIRECEQRITELRPFALVPLEMDLYRGYDSITAIAGYIDHDIDLSVPHEKYYAARKEGNFIVVFAETKDVAEIERTLSDAGFQSVTIPNETGSVQAAVDKYTAGQSQAKAAFDNANAKITELKAKYADLLAACDEVLSGDVERAEAPLRFATTEEAFVIDGWVPADHIEPITAGLNQATGGRVYVTVDDDEIDATAIPVEYNNPSFAKPTELFMDVYARPRYNEIDPTLILAIMFPIFFGLIVGDVGYGIIFLILALFARKLAMFKGEGGKNLIKILVGSSISTIFFGLLYSEFLGYALPWHAIIFQRHLAIGADAAAHATGPDAMPMLIMSVWFGIAYITLGRIFGMINHYRMDHPGKHRSKAILGQFGWIAILWGLLILVWSFFSMEQMFGIVGMMPDLTTAPLIAPGFSVAALGGLILLVLGCIFLAQENVLDLMEIPTIISHVLSFCRIAAVGLSSVAIAMVVNYLSFGMFIDPALAHLDAVGVIMIIVGVLIFICGHALNVGLGILGGGLHSIRLHYVEFFTKFYVGGGIKYNPFGLKRKFSEE
- a CDS encoding V-type ATP synthase subunit C, whose protein sequence is MTEVMSGPAPYIYVSTRMRVRKAKLIPREEYLRMLNMGLPEFTRLIEEMEYKREIDELSASFTGVDLIENAMSWNLAKEYQRVIALAPGEMKGFTRDYLHKWDIQNILTILRGKVQGLSDGKIRAVLVPAGELDAAMLDRLLTETSIERIVETLPEKQMAAILSAGLAEALETHSFGKLENELYKYYYATLIKAARGGMKGGLPFLKYVTFEIDIKNITNLFRIRAQGKPDTNTLDIWIEGGSYHADELERLCSVAGLDEVVDTLKKKIKSPVLIEALEALREKKPIYAIEGMLIAAQLNQMDNVSKRNPFSISPLLVYLERKKYEVANLRALARGKEAGLAPEVLEKYLVM
- a CDS encoding V-type ATP synthase subunit E family protein, which encodes MGLEVVVDEIRAKGDREAARIKSEAEAEAKTIVADATKRAEEIRIAAETDAALQADRIMIREVAAANLVVKRDQLNAQKELLDKVYAEAANEIANLPADVHAKAVRSLLKDAVKQIKEGTVYANSRDEEAVKTALAELKTLSGFTFGGITDIDGGVVVQSADGQLTLDLSYRTFMGEVWESSLKDASEILFGANS